In a genomic window of Nostoc sp. UHCC 0870:
- a CDS encoding PfaD family polyunsaturated fatty acid/polyketide biosynthesis protein yields MKILKGFDSQKQVWQGSLDTLSFDESGIKLKILNLDKPCYVLRIDGKIGVTNDGTWIHSNHGKTEEIELLIAVPSLTSQQLGDPNFLSFHNVKYAYTAGAMAHGIASEELVIALGKQGILSSFGAGGLAPARVETAINRIQQALPQGPYAFNLLHSPSEPAIERRVVDLYLKYQVRTIEASAFLDLTENIVYYRAAGLSLNSANQIAINNKVIAKISRREVATKFLQPAPTKILKQLVQQGLISELQANLAAKVPVADDVTVEADSGGHTDNRPLVCLLSSILELRDNIQSKYCYEQPVRIGAGGGIATPQSALAAFMMGAGYVVTGSINQSCIEAGTSQHTKQLLAQAEMADVMMAPAADMFEMGVKVQVLKRGTFFPLRAQKLFDLYKSYESIEDIPLAERDKLEKQVFQKSLDAVWQETVAYLSQRNPVKLAQASNNPKLKMALIFRWYLGLSSRWSNSGEPGREMDYQIWCGPAMGSFNDWVRGSYLEIPINRKVVDVAHHIMTGAAFLYRIQSLKFQGLQMPDNYSQYFPSEMKV; encoded by the coding sequence TTGAAAATACTCAAAGGTTTTGATAGTCAAAAACAAGTTTGGCAAGGTTCATTAGATACTTTATCTTTTGACGAGAGCGGGATAAAATTAAAGATTTTGAATTTAGATAAACCATGTTATGTTCTAAGAATAGATGGAAAAATAGGTGTTACTAATGACGGTACTTGGATTCACTCTAATCATGGTAAAACTGAAGAAATAGAATTACTAATAGCCGTTCCATCTCTGACAAGTCAACAGCTAGGTGATCCAAATTTTTTGAGTTTCCACAATGTGAAATATGCCTATACTGCTGGTGCGATGGCTCATGGGATTGCTTCCGAAGAACTAGTGATTGCACTTGGAAAGCAAGGCATTTTGAGTTCTTTTGGTGCTGGTGGATTAGCTCCTGCTCGTGTTGAAACTGCTATTAACCGCATTCAACAAGCTCTACCCCAAGGGCCTTACGCTTTTAACTTACTCCACAGTCCTAGTGAACCAGCTATTGAACGCAGAGTTGTTGATTTGTATCTTAAATATCAGGTAAGAACAATAGAAGCATCTGCTTTTTTAGATTTGACTGAAAACATTGTTTATTACCGAGCAGCTGGACTAAGTTTAAATTCAGCAAATCAAATCGCCATCAATAATAAAGTTATTGCCAAAATTTCTCGGAGAGAAGTAGCAACTAAATTTTTACAACCTGCTCCTACAAAAATTCTCAAGCAATTAGTACAGCAAGGTCTAATTAGCGAATTACAAGCCAATTTAGCAGCAAAAGTCCCAGTGGCTGATGATGTCACCGTTGAAGCAGATTCTGGTGGACATACAGATAATCGTCCTCTCGTTTGTTTATTATCTTCCATCCTGGAATTGAGAGATAACATTCAAAGCAAATATTGTTATGAGCAGCCAGTCAGAATTGGCGCAGGGGGAGGAATTGCAACTCCACAGTCAGCACTAGCGGCTTTTATGATGGGGGCTGGTTATGTTGTAACTGGTTCTATTAACCAATCTTGTATTGAAGCTGGTACTTCTCAACACACTAAGCAATTGTTAGCTCAAGCTGAGATGGCTGATGTGATGATGGCCCCCGCCGCAGATATGTTTGAAATGGGTGTAAAAGTACAAGTTCTCAAAAGAGGAACTTTTTTCCCTTTACGCGCCCAAAAACTGTTTGATTTATACAAAAGCTATGAATCAATTGAAGACATTCCATTAGCTGAAAGAGATAAGTTAGAAAAACAAGTTTTCCAAAAGAGTTTAGATGCAGTTTGGCAAGAAACAGTAGCTTATCTTTCCCAACGTAACCCTGTGAAACTTGCCCAAGCAAGCAATAACCCTAAATTAAAGATGGCTTTGATTTTTCGCTGGTATCTTGGTCTATCCTCTCGTTGGTCTAATTCGGGTGAACCAGGTCGAGAAATGGATTATCAAATCTGGTGTGGGCCAGCGATGGGTAGCTTCAATGATTGGGTAAGAGGCTCATATTTAGAAATACCAATTAATCGAAAAGTAGTTGATGTTGCTCACCATATTATGACAGGGGCTGCTTTTTTATACCGCATTCAAAGTCTAAAGTTTCAAGGGCTACAAATGCCAGATAACTATAGTCAATACTTTCCATCAGAGATGAAAGTTTAG
- a CDS encoding phthiocerol/phthiodiolone dimycocerosyl transferase family protein, whose protein sequence is MSYDRNLGQLEQAMEVLNARAKTWNVVTISRIKGCLEEDILRSSLHIIQCRHPRLNSRIVSLKNKLAFQTKGTHKIPLRVVKILNCEQWTEVFNEEMNHAIPSSKYLIRAVLVQVLSNPRVNFLITTAHHAIADGLSCIQLHSEILTYYQKFSTGEAIQPLINLTPLPPIEKLIPQSKQGLKGKISSLLFLLNVAFQKVWYRPDTLGFEKYLPIAKRYSEIVHRQLNEELTQQFINRCRQENTTVNSALCAAMMFAVAQKLIKENKKNLRLSCLTYLDLRKHIKPAVSDENMAVLATSNMGLYSINKTTSFWQVAREVKQNLDVSIKQGNIFKMILIAKYLMDFCFIYPKKVAATVSVSNVGKVNIPKVYGELELEEISFAGTHALYGGVFILHTSTFQGKMLLNFVCSRPSISEETMEALVNNFISYILNVSHSQYNHCLFDIQEKDYYPVKQ, encoded by the coding sequence ATGAGTTACGACAGAAATTTGGGGCAGCTTGAGCAAGCTATGGAAGTTTTAAATGCTCGTGCCAAAACGTGGAATGTAGTAACTATTAGTCGGATTAAGGGGTGTCTTGAAGAAGATATACTGAGATCATCTCTACACATTATTCAATGTCGTCACCCTAGGCTTAACTCACGCATAGTGAGCTTAAAAAATAAGCTTGCATTCCAAACTAAAGGAACTCATAAAATACCTTTGCGAGTTGTTAAAATTTTAAATTGTGAACAATGGACAGAAGTATTCAATGAAGAAATGAATCATGCAATACCTAGTAGCAAATATCTAATAAGAGCAGTTCTAGTTCAGGTTTTAAGTAATCCACGAGTCAATTTTTTAATAACAACTGCACATCATGCGATCGCCGATGGGTTATCATGTATCCAACTTCACTCAGAAATTCTCACTTACTATCAAAAATTTTCCACTGGTGAAGCAATCCAGCCATTGATTAACTTAACCCCTCTCCCGCCCATAGAGAAACTAATACCCCAATCGAAGCAGGGTTTAAAAGGGAAGATAAGTAGCTTGCTTTTTTTATTGAATGTGGCTTTTCAGAAAGTTTGGTATCGGCCGGATACATTAGGCTTTGAAAAATATTTACCCATCGCCAAGCGTTATAGTGAGATTGTTCATAGGCAACTTAACGAAGAGTTAACCCAACAGTTTATTAATCGTTGTCGACAAGAAAATACAACAGTGAATAGTGCTTTATGTGCTGCCATGATGTTTGCAGTTGCACAAAAATTAATTAAGGAGAATAAAAAAAATCTGCGCCTAAGTTGCTTGACATACCTTGATTTAAGAAAACACATTAAACCTGCTGTTTCTGATGAAAACATGGCTGTTTTAGCTACGTCTAACATGGGTTTATATAGCATAAATAAAACTACATCTTTTTGGCAAGTTGCACGAGAAGTAAAACAAAATTTAGACGTTAGTATCAAGCAAGGTAATATCTTTAAAATGATATTGATTGCTAAATACCTTATGGACTTTTGCTTTATCTATCCTAAAAAAGTAGCTGCTACAGTATCTGTTTCCAATGTTGGCAAAGTAAACATCCCCAAAGTTTATGGAGAATTAGAGCTAGAAGAAATCAGTTTTGCTGGTACTCATGCTTTATATGGAGGAGTCTTCATTCTCCATACATCAACTTTTCAAGGAAAGATGTTGTTAAATTTTGTCTGTTCTCGTCCTTCTATTAGTGAAGAAACAATGGAAGCTCTGGTAAATAATTTTATCAGCTACATTTTGAATGTTTCTCATTCCCAGTATAATCATTGCTTGTTTGATATCCAAGAAAAAGATTATTACCCAGTAAAACAATAA
- a CDS encoding acyl carrier protein, producing MSQHMPSNTTNKLDYTAEEIQRWLVSNIATQMAIQPDEIDLKEPLDSYGLDSVQAIMLVKKAEKLLGFNISPMLLWHYPTIELLAERLEEELATSESETFQI from the coding sequence ATGAGTCAGCATATGCCTAGTAATACAACTAATAAACTCGATTACACAGCAGAAGAAATTCAACGGTGGCTAGTCTCTAATATTGCTACACAGATGGCAATTCAACCTGATGAAATAGATCTTAAAGAGCCTTTAGATAGCTATGGTTTGGATTCTGTACAGGCAATCATGCTTGTTAAAAAAGCAGAAAAATTATTGGGATTTAACATTTCACCTATGCTACTTTGGCATTATCCTACTATTGAATTGCTGGCTGAACGGTTAGAGGAAGAATTGGCAACTTCAGAATCAGAAACTTTTCAAATTTAA
- a CDS encoding NAD-dependent epimerase/dehydratase family protein produces MKLSDCTLLISGIDDFVGFRTAELAIAQGMKVRGLQSSADNAKKTQNLGAEVIFGSITDPVTAQKACHGVDIVLHTAELAEEVGSIKKFRQINVDGTINIFNAAKNAGVRTFLHLSSVMVYGFNYPNNVTEEFPLSAHNNPYCLTKIEAEEALLKLNTSPDVGMIIIRVGDVYGTGSIPWVVRPLQLMRQKLFAYINDGKGVCNHVYIDNLIDAIFLAIEKEAHGEIFNITDGKETSWKDYFTYLAEIAGLPVDYPCLPKDELKMLVKLRHQGQKLFGKKADIVPESLDFISRPYAYSIAKAKTILNYQPKIDLQEGMRRTQEWLQKTDILTCRSL; encoded by the coding sequence ATGAAACTATCAGATTGCACACTGCTCATTTCTGGAATTGATGATTTTGTTGGTTTCCGAACTGCTGAACTAGCTATAGCACAGGGAATGAAAGTTCGTGGGTTGCAAAGTTCCGCAGATAATGCCAAAAAAACACAAAATTTAGGTGCTGAGGTAATTTTTGGTAGCATTACTGATCCTGTGACTGCTCAAAAAGCTTGTCACGGAGTAGATATTGTTTTGCATACTGCTGAACTTGCCGAAGAAGTTGGTTCAATTAAGAAGTTTCGACAGATAAATGTTGATGGCACTATTAATATTTTCAATGCTGCTAAAAACGCTGGAGTGAGAACTTTTTTACATCTCTCTAGTGTGATGGTTTATGGATTTAACTATCCTAATAATGTTACAGAAGAATTTCCTCTTTCTGCCCATAATAATCCTTACTGTCTAACAAAAATAGAAGCTGAAGAAGCATTATTAAAATTAAATACATCTCCAGATGTTGGCATGATTATTATCAGAGTAGGGGATGTTTATGGGACAGGAAGTATTCCTTGGGTAGTCAGACCATTACAGTTGATGCGTCAAAAATTATTTGCCTATATCAATGATGGGAAGGGAGTCTGTAACCACGTATATATAGATAACTTGATTGATGCCATATTTCTTGCCATAGAAAAAGAAGCACATGGAGAGATTTTTAATATTACTGATGGTAAAGAAACTTCTTGGAAAGATTATTTTACTTATTTGGCAGAAATTGCAGGTTTACCTGTCGATTATCCTTGTTTGCCAAAAGATGAACTTAAAATGCTAGTAAAACTACGCCATCAAGGACAGAAACTGTTTGGTAAAAAAGCCGATATTGTCCCAGAATCTCTAGATTTTATCAGTCGCCCTTATGCTTATTCTATTGCTAAAGCCAAAACAATCTTGAATTATCAACCTAAAATTGATCTGCAAGAAGGTATGCGGCGTACTCAGGAATGGTTGCAGAAAACGGATATACTAACTTGTCGAAGTTTGTAG
- a CDS encoding ADP-ribosylglycohydrolase family protein, with amino-acid sequence MLGAIAGDIIGSVYEGKSIKTKNFPLFDRQCRFTDDTVLTVAVADVILHTDQFPTSSKYIDQFKWYYSSYKYAGYGRNFSNWAKSNSKQPYNSFGNGAAMRVSPIAFAFNDLETVLKVAKHSAEVTHNHPEGIKGAQATAAAIFLARTGYDQPAIKSYIQTTFGYNLELTLDQIRPTYQYDATCPGSVPQAIIAFLESTDFEDAIRNAVSIGGDSDTIACITGGIAQAYYGSVPQAIAQQTLSHLNEHLCNITEKFMYTYIN; translated from the coding sequence ATGCTGGGTGCGATCGCAGGTGACATCATTGGTTCAGTCTATGAAGGCAAAAGTATCAAAACTAAAAATTTCCCCCTCTTTGACAGACAGTGCCGCTTCACTGATGATACGGTGTTAACAGTAGCGGTAGCAGATGTCATCCTCCACACCGACCAATTCCCCACCAGTAGTAAATACATTGATCAATTCAAGTGGTACTACAGTTCTTACAAGTATGCCGGGTACGGTCGTAACTTTAGCAACTGGGCAAAATCTAACAGCAAACAACCATACAACAGCTTTGGTAATGGTGCAGCTATGCGAGTTAGTCCCATTGCCTTTGCCTTCAATGACCTAGAGACTGTGTTAAAAGTAGCCAAACACAGTGCAGAAGTTACCCATAACCATCCAGAAGGCATTAAAGGCGCACAAGCTACAGCAGCAGCCATCTTTCTTGCCCGCACAGGTTATGATCAACCAGCGATTAAATCCTATATTCAGACGACCTTTGGTTACAACCTAGAACTTACCCTAGACCAAATTCGCCCCACTTATCAATACGATGCTACTTGTCCGGGTTCTGTCCCCCAAGCAATTATCGCCTTTTTAGAATCAACTGACTTTGAAGATGCCATTCGCAATGCCGTGTCCATTGGTGGTGATAGCGACACCATCGCTTGTATTACAGGGGGTATTGCTCAAGCATATTATGGAAGTGTCCCACAAGCGATCGCTCAACAAACCTTATCTCATCTCAATGAACATCTATGTAATATTACAGAGAAATTTATGTATACTTATATAAATTAA
- a CDS encoding class I fructose-bisphosphate aldolase has product MTATLLENTSIESLLGEEAENLLTYKAKVSQDLLHLPGSDIIDRVWLHSDRHPQVLRNLQQLYATGRLANTGYLSILPVDQGIEHSAGASFAANPIYFDPENIIRLAIAAGCNAVATTLGVLGSVSRKYAHKIPFIAKINHNELLTSPNQFDQVLFADVEQAWNLGAAAVGATIYFGSEQSTRQIQEISQAFKYAHELGMVTILWCYLRNNAFKQDKDYHVAADLTGQANHLGVTIEADIIKQKLPENNHGYEAVAKATGESYGKIDQRMYTELTTDHPIDLTRYQVLNCYCGRAGLINSGGASGKNDFAEAVRTAVINKRAGGTGLISGRKTFQRPFEEGVKLFHAIQDVYLSPDVTIA; this is encoded by the coding sequence ATGACTGCAACGCTCTTAGAAAATACTTCTATTGAGTCATTGCTAGGGGAAGAAGCTGAAAACCTACTCACATACAAAGCCAAAGTTTCTCAAGATTTACTGCATTTACCGGGGTCTGACATTATAGATCGAGTTTGGTTGCATAGCGATCGCCATCCGCAAGTATTGCGTAATCTCCAGCAACTTTATGCTACAGGTCGTTTAGCAAATACAGGTTATCTCTCAATTCTCCCAGTAGACCAAGGGATTGAACACTCAGCCGGTGCGTCATTTGCAGCCAATCCAATTTACTTTGACCCAGAAAATATTATCAGATTAGCGATCGCCGCAGGTTGTAATGCTGTAGCTACAACCTTGGGGGTATTGGGTAGTGTCTCGCGTAAATATGCCCACAAAATCCCGTTCATTGCCAAAATAAACCACAATGAACTATTAACTTCTCCCAATCAATTTGACCAAGTATTGTTTGCTGATGTCGAACAAGCTTGGAATTTAGGCGCAGCAGCAGTAGGCGCAACCATTTATTTTGGTTCGGAACAGTCTACCAGACAAATTCAAGAAATCAGCCAAGCTTTTAAATACGCCCATGAATTGGGAATGGTGACAATTCTTTGGTGTTATTTGCGAAATAACGCCTTTAAACAAGACAAAGATTATCACGTTGCGGCTGACCTCACCGGACAGGCGAATCATTTAGGTGTCACCATTGAAGCCGATATCATTAAACAAAAACTCCCAGAAAATAATCATGGCTATGAAGCAGTAGCTAAAGCCACTGGTGAAAGTTACGGCAAAATTGATCAACGGATGTACACAGAATTAACAACCGATCACCCTATTGATTTAACCCGTTATCAAGTATTAAATTGCTACTGCGGACGTGCAGGGTTAATTAATTCTGGGGGAGCGTCTGGGAAGAATGATTTTGCTGAAGCAGTCCGTACAGCCGTTATTAATAAACGTGCTGGTGGTACAGGCTTAATTTCTGGTAGGAAGACTTTCCAAAGACCCTTTGAAGAAGGGGTGAAACTGTTTCACGCCATTCAGGATGTTTATTTATCTCCAGATGTGACAATAGCTTGA
- a CDS encoding pyridoxal phosphate-dependent aminotransferase, whose translation MKLAARVSQVTPSLTLAIAAKAKAMKAEGIDVCSFSAGEPDFDTPAHIKAAAAKALESGKTKYGAAAGEPKLREAIAHKLQSDNGLDYKAENVIVTNGGKHSLYNLMVALIDPGDEVIIPAPYWLSYPEMVTLVGGKPVIINTDASTGYKITPEQLRTAITPKTKLFVLNSPSNPTGMVYTPEEIKALAQVVVDADIYVVSDEIYEKILYDGAEHISIGSLGKEIFQRTLISNGFAKAYSMTGWRLGYLAGPVEIIKAASTIQGHSTSNVCTFAQYGAIAALESSQDCVEEMRQAFAKRRQVMLNRLNSIPGLSCAKPDGAFYLFPDISKTGLKSLEFCNALLEAHQVAVIPGIAFGADQNIRLSYATDLTTIEKGLDRLEKFVCSRI comes from the coding sequence ATGAAGCTGGCAGCAAGAGTAAGTCAGGTAACACCTTCGCTAACCTTAGCGATCGCCGCGAAAGCTAAGGCGATGAAGGCAGAGGGTATAGACGTTTGTAGTTTTAGTGCTGGCGAACCGGATTTTGATACCCCAGCGCATATCAAAGCAGCAGCAGCAAAGGCTTTGGAGTCAGGCAAAACCAAGTATGGCGCAGCCGCCGGTGAACCAAAGTTACGGGAAGCGATCGCGCACAAGCTGCAATCTGATAATGGTCTAGATTACAAGGCAGAGAATGTCATTGTCACCAATGGCGGTAAGCATTCTCTGTACAACTTGATGGTGGCACTGATTGACCCCGGTGATGAGGTAATTATTCCTGCCCCCTACTGGCTCAGTTACCCGGAAATGGTAACTTTAGTAGGCGGGAAACCAGTAATTATCAACACAGATGCGTCTACGGGTTATAAGATTACACCAGAGCAACTGAGAACAGCGATTACACCCAAAACTAAGCTATTTGTCCTCAATTCCCCATCTAACCCTACAGGGATGGTGTACACACCAGAGGAAATCAAAGCCTTAGCACAGGTAGTAGTTGATGCAGATATCTATGTCGTATCTGATGAGATTTACGAAAAAATCCTCTACGATGGTGCAGAACATATCAGCATCGGTTCGCTCGGAAAGGAAATTTTTCAGCGCACCTTAATTAGTAATGGATTTGCCAAAGCTTATTCCATGACTGGTTGGCGACTGGGTTATTTAGCCGGCCCAGTAGAAATTATTAAAGCCGCCAGTACCATCCAAGGGCATAGTACATCGAATGTGTGTACCTTTGCTCAATATGGTGCGATCGCAGCGTTAGAAAGTTCTCAAGACTGTGTAGAAGAAATGCGTCAAGCTTTCGCTAAACGGCGACAGGTGATGTTAAATCGGCTCAACTCCATCCCTGGCTTAAGTTGTGCCAAACCAGACGGCGCATTTTACCTGTTCCCCGATATCAGCAAAACAGGTCTAAAATCTTTAGAATTTTGTAATGCGTTGTTAGAAGCACATCAAGTAGCCGTCATTCCAGGAATTGCCTTTGGTGCTGATCAAAACATTCGCCTTTCCTATGCTACCGATTTGACAACCATCGAAAAAGGCCTGGATAGGTTAGAAAAGTTTGTGTGTAGCCGTATTTAG